The Rubrobacter tropicus nucleotide sequence GTTGGGGTGTCGTGACGCGTATCGTATACAGACGACTGGCCGACGTGCTGAGAGGCGCGAAGCGCCGGGCTGAGAGCGCAGGGCGTAGCGCGCTGACAGACTTTACAACCCCAGCGATTGGACCATCAGCTTGAAGTCCTGGGGGCGGCTGGCGGCGGTCAGGCCGTCCTGGTAGGAGATGCGGTCTTCTTCCACGAGCTTCAGGAGGGCCTGGTCGAAGGTCTGCATCCCGTAGTACTCGCCCTCGGAGATTGCTTCCTGGATCTGGCCGGTCTGGAGCGGGTCCATTATGAAGTCCTGGATGCGCCCGGTCGTTACCATTACTTCGCACGCGGCGACCCTACCGCCGTTTTTGGTTCTGAGCAGGCGCTGGCCTATGATGCCCTTGAGGGTGCCGGCGAGCATGGTACGGACCTGGCCCCGCTCGTGGGGCGGGAAGAGGTCGATCATGCGGTTTATGGTCTCGGTCGCGTCGACCGTGTGGAGGGTGGAGAGGACGAGGTGGCCGGTCTCGGCTGCGGAGAGGGCGATCTGGGCCGTCTCGGCGTCCCGGATCTCGCCGATCTGGATGATGTCGGGGTCCTGGCGAAGCACCCGCCTGAGCGCCCTGGCGAAGGAGAGGGTGTCCGTGCCGACCTCCCGCTGGTTTATGATGCTCTTCTCGTCGCGGTGCATGAACTCTATCGGGTCCTCGATGGTGACGATGTGCTTGCGGGAGGAGCGGTTGACGAGGTCGATCATCGAGGCGAGGGTCGTCGACTTGCCGCTGCCGGTGGTGCCGGTTACGAGGATGATGCCGCGTTCCTCCATGGCGAGGCGCCGGATCACGTCCGGCAGATCCAGATCCTCGAACTTCGGGACCCCGAAGGGGATGAACCGCATTACTATCGAGACGGACCCGCGCTGCTTGAACGCGTTTACCCTGAACCTGCCGACACCGGGCACGGAGTAGGAGAAGTCCGCCTCCCCGTCCCGCTCGAACTCCTCGACGAGCCCGGGGGGGATGATGCTGTTGAGCATCTGGGCCGTGTCCTCGGGCCCGAGCCTCTCCTGGCCCTCGACGGGCGTTAGCAGGCCGCGCACCCGGACCATCGGCTCTATGCCGACCTTGAGGTGCAGGTCGCTGCCGCCCATCCCGGTCAACCGGCCTACGAGCGTGTCGACGCTTGCGCTGTCTATCATTCTCGGTGTCTCCTCGTACCCGTGTCTCCAAACACGAAGCCTCTCGGGCTCAAGTATGCCAGCGGAGGCGGGTCGATGCCCATACAGTTCGCGGCGCGTGGGGTGTTGTACACTTCCGGACGGAGGGGGCGCTCCCGGTCCGGACCCTCCGGCCTCCGCGATGGCCCGCATGAGTAGGAGAGATCGTGTTCGGTTGGAACACATCCACCAAGATCAATAAGAAGGGCGCGGAGGGCGCGACCCCGACGAAGGCGGCCGTGGCCGGCGGGGCGCTTCCCGTCTCCGACAAGATCGGAGAGATCCTCTTGTCCGAGGGCACCGTTACCCGCGAGCAGATCGACCTGGCGCTCACCATGCAGCGTAACGACCCCCGAAGACTCGGGGAGATACTTCTTTCGCTGGGTTACGTCACGGCGGAAGACCTCGGACGGGCGGTCGCGCGGGACCAGAAGCTCGAGTTCGTGGAGATCCGGGAGCTCCCCCCGGACGCAGTGGATCCCGACGCCATTAACCTCCTGGATGAAGGCATACTCCGCAAGCACAAGGCCCTGCCGTTGCGGTTCGAGAACGGGCACGTAGTCGTCGCCATGGCCGACCCTACCGACCTCTACGCCGTCGAGGACTTGAGGCTGCTCGCCGGCCACGCCGTTCGTCCCGTGGTCGTCACCGAGGAAGACCTGAACGGTGCCTTCCTCCACCTCTTCGGCGGTGTAGAGTCTCCGTCAGGTCCGGACGAGTACCCGGAGGACGAGGAGGGGCCGCTTGACGACCCTTACCCGGGCGCCGGGAACGGCGGAGCCGTCGAGGAGGCCGTCGTCGAAGCGCCAATGGAGCCTGTCGAACCGGAGCCGGCCGCGGAGATAGAGCCGGAAGAGCTCGTTCTGGGGCAAGAGGGGGAAATCGAAGAGGCGGCGAGGTCCGGTTCTCAGGTCCATGCGGGGACCGTCGGGGGTAGGATCGGCGACATCCTGGTTGCGGCGGGGGATATCATGCCGGAGCAGCTCGAGGAGGCGCTCGCGCTCCAGCGCGAAGACCGGAGGGAGATCGGGCAGATCCTGCTCTCTTTGGGCTACGTCGGCAAGGCCGTCCTCGCCCGGGCGCTGGCGGCGAGGTTGCGCCTGGAGTACGTCGAGATCACCGAGCGCGACGTGGACCGCGCGGCCACGAGCCTCGTCGACCCGCGGGTGCTTCGCAAGTACGGGGCGATGCCGATGAGGGTGGAGGGCGGCCGGCTGGTTGTCGCCATGAGCGAGCCCAACAACTTCTACGCGCTCGAGGACATCAGGATGATCTCGGGCTACCCCATCACCCCCGTCGTCGCCGTGGACGACGACATAAGACGGGTCCAGAACAAAGTGTTCGCGATGAGCGCCGAGGTCTCGGAACTGCTGGAAGAGGCGCCCGGAAGCCAGACCGCAGAGGACGTGGGCGAGCTCGAGCTCGGCAACGAAAGCGCCGAGAACGCGCCCATCGTGCGCCTCGTGAGTTCGATTCTGCAGCAGGCCGTCGGGGAGGAGGCCTCGGACATCCACATAGAGCCGCGCGCCAGGGCGCTAACGGTTAGGATGAGGGTGGACGGCGTGCTCCGCGAGGTGATGAGCGTGCCCCCGCGGCTCCAGAACGGCGTGGTCGCCCGCATCAAGATCCTCGCCAACCTCAACATCGCCGAGCGGAGGGTCCCCCAGGACGGCCGCTTCTCGGTGCGGCTAGGGGAGCAGAAGGTCGACCTCAGGGCAGCGTCCCTGCCTACCGTCTTCGGCGAGAAGATCGTGCTGCGACTGCTCAACACGTCGAGCATCGACGTTGACCTGAAAGCGCTGGGCTTCGCCCCCGGGGCGCTCGCGCAGTACCGCGAAATCTTCCAGAAACCGTACGGCACGATCCTGGTGACGGGACCTACCGGCAGCGGCAAGTCGACCACCCTCTACGCGACGCTCGGCGAGCTCAATTCTCCGGAGAAGAACATCATCACCGTCGAGGACCCGGTCGAGTACAGGATGCCAGGCGTGAACCAGATCCAGGTAAACCCCGGCGTCGGCCTGACCTTCGCCTCGGGCCTGCGTAGCATCCTCCGCTCGGACCCGGACGTGCTCATGATTGGTGAGATAAGGGACCGCGAGACGGCCAAGATCAGCGTAGAGGCGGCCCTCACCGGACACCTCGTCCTCGCCACCCTCCACACGAACGACGCGCCCGCCGCCGTCACCCGCCTTACGGACATGGGCGTCGAGCCGTTCCTGACGGCCTCGGCCGTCGACTGCGTCATCGCCCAGCGCCTCGCCCGCAGGCTCTGCGAGAGGTGCAAGCGGCCCACAGAGGTGGACGAGGAAACGCTCTCCCGGGTGCGGTTCCCATTCAAACACGCCCCCGAGGACGCCCTGGATTTCCACGAGGCAGTGGGGTGCGACCGTTGCGGTGGCACGGGGTACAGGGGGCGAATGGGCATCTACGAGATGCTGGTAATCACGGACGAGATTAAAGAGCTGGTGCTCGGGCGCGTCTCGACCGGGGAGGTCAGCCGGGTGGCCGAGGGTAAGGGCATGGTACGCCTGCGGGAGGACGGCCTGATCAAGGCCGCCAGGGGCGAGACCACCATCGAAGAGGTCCTGAGAACAGTGGTATAGGTGGCCTGCATACGCGTGACGACGGAGGACGGATGATACAGACGGGGCTCAACGACTACCTTTTCGACGCGATCCGGATGGGGGCGAGCGACCTCCATATAACTGCGGGTCTGCCCCCGATGGTGCGCCTGAGCGGCAAGGTGCAGGCGCTCGATTATGAGCCCTTCACCCCGAACGCGACCCGGGAGA carries:
- a CDS encoding type IV pilus twitching motility protein PilT, whose product is MIDSASVDTLVGRLTGMGGSDLHLKVGIEPMVRVRGLLTPVEGQERLGPEDTAQMLNSIIPPGLVEEFERDGEADFSYSVPGVGRFRVNAFKQRGSVSIVMRFIPFGVPKFEDLDLPDVIRRLAMEERGIILVTGTTGSGKSTTLASMIDLVNRSSRKHIVTIEDPIEFMHRDEKSIINQREVGTDTLSFARALRRVLRQDPDIIQIGEIRDAETAQIALSAAETGHLVLSTLHTVDATETINRMIDLFPPHERGQVRTMLAGTLKGIIGQRLLRTKNGGRVAACEVMVTTGRIQDFIMDPLQTGQIQEAISEGEYYGMQTFDQALLKLVEEDRISYQDGLTAASRPQDFKLMVQSLGL
- a CDS encoding type II/IV secretion system protein, coding for MFGWNTSTKINKKGAEGATPTKAAVAGGALPVSDKIGEILLSEGTVTREQIDLALTMQRNDPRRLGEILLSLGYVTAEDLGRAVARDQKLEFVEIRELPPDAVDPDAINLLDEGILRKHKALPLRFENGHVVVAMADPTDLYAVEDLRLLAGHAVRPVVVTEEDLNGAFLHLFGGVESPSGPDEYPEDEEGPLDDPYPGAGNGGAVEEAVVEAPMEPVEPEPAAEIEPEELVLGQEGEIEEAARSGSQVHAGTVGGRIGDILVAAGDIMPEQLEEALALQREDRREIGQILLSLGYVGKAVLARALAARLRLEYVEITERDVDRAATSLVDPRVLRKYGAMPMRVEGGRLVVAMSEPNNFYALEDIRMISGYPITPVVAVDDDIRRVQNKVFAMSAEVSELLEEAPGSQTAEDVGELELGNESAENAPIVRLVSSILQQAVGEEASDIHIEPRARALTVRMRVDGVLREVMSVPPRLQNGVVARIKILANLNIAERRVPQDGRFSVRLGEQKVDLRAASLPTVFGEKIVLRLLNTSSIDVDLKALGFAPGALAQYREIFQKPYGTILVTGPTGSGKSTTLYATLGELNSPEKNIITVEDPVEYRMPGVNQIQVNPGVGLTFASGLRSILRSDPDVLMIGEIRDRETAKISVEAALTGHLVLATLHTNDAPAAVTRLTDMGVEPFLTASAVDCVIAQRLARRLCERCKRPTEVDEETLSRVRFPFKHAPEDALDFHEAVGCDRCGGTGYRGRMGIYEMLVITDEIKELVLGRVSTGEVSRVAEGKGMVRLREDGLIKAARGETTIEEVLRTVV